The Candidatus Deferrimicrobium sp. genome has a window encoding:
- a CDS encoding alcohol dehydrogenase catalytic domain-containing protein, translated as MKAAVCDVFGKPLAVREVPTPSAGPGELLIRVHGCGVCHSDLHLIDGDWAAWGTPLPIIPGHEVTGIVETIGAGVTGFAPGDRAGVAWMQFACGRCAPCKAGAEMLCASQRSTGVTVNGGYAEYVSAPEAFVHKIPEGLDLVEAAPLLCAGITVFAPLRRAGNLAGKIVAVAGIGGLGHLGVRMAAAMGARVVAIVRGQGKAELARSLGARDIIDSEKEKIGRALSKMGGADVILLTGISARLFEQCIPGLGPNGTLVILAAIAENASILPAGLMTGQKRIVGSLLGTRDDMDAMLRFAADHGIRSMVERHPLSAVNDVLGKLRDGKVRLRAVLTPE; from the coding sequence CGGTGAGCTTCTGATCCGGGTCCACGGGTGCGGGGTCTGCCACAGCGACCTTCACCTGATCGACGGGGACTGGGCGGCGTGGGGAACCCCCCTTCCGATCATCCCGGGCCACGAGGTGACCGGCATCGTGGAAACGATCGGCGCGGGCGTGACCGGGTTCGCCCCGGGCGACCGCGCGGGGGTGGCGTGGATGCAGTTCGCCTGCGGCCGATGCGCCCCGTGCAAGGCCGGGGCGGAGATGCTGTGCGCGTCCCAGCGGAGCACCGGCGTGACGGTGAACGGCGGGTACGCGGAGTACGTGTCCGCGCCGGAGGCGTTCGTCCACAAGATCCCCGAGGGGCTCGACCTTGTGGAGGCGGCCCCCCTGCTCTGTGCGGGGATCACTGTATTCGCCCCCCTGCGGCGCGCCGGGAACCTGGCCGGGAAGATCGTCGCAGTGGCCGGCATCGGGGGCTTGGGGCACCTCGGCGTCCGGATGGCGGCGGCGATGGGCGCCCGCGTGGTCGCCATCGTGCGGGGACAGGGAAAGGCGGAGCTCGCCCGCTCGCTCGGAGCACGGGACATCATCGACTCGGAAAAGGAGAAGATCGGCCGGGCGTTGTCGAAGATGGGCGGCGCAGACGTCATCCTCCTCACCGGGATCTCCGCCCGGCTCTTCGAGCAGTGCATCCCCGGGTTGGGCCCGAACGGGACGCTGGTCATCCTGGCGGCGATCGCAGAGAACGCCTCGATCCTCCCGGCGGGGCTCATGACGGGGCAGAAGCGGATCGTCGGATCACTGCTCGGCACCAGGGACGACATGGACGCGATGCTCCGGTTCGCCGCCGACCACGGCATCCGTTCGATGGTCGAGCGCCATCCCCTCTCCGCGGTCAACGACGTGCTCGGGAAATTGCGGGACGGCAAGGTCCGCCTGAGGGCGGTGCTGACGCCGGAATAA